One segment of Tenrec ecaudatus isolate mTenEca1 chromosome 1, mTenEca1.hap1, whole genome shotgun sequence DNA contains the following:
- the CADM3 gene encoding cell adhesion molecule 3, with protein MGAPAALPLLLLVACGCWAPCGANLSQDDSQPWTSDETVVAGGTVELQCQVKDHEDSSLQWSNPAQQTLYFGEKRALRDNRIQLVRSTPHELTISISNVALADEGEYTCSIFTMPVRTAKSLVTVLGIPQKPIISGYKSPLREKDQTILTCQSSGSKPAAKLSWKKGDQELPGEPTRAQEDPNGKTFTVSSSVIFQVTREDDGANIVCSVNHESLQGADRSTSQRIEVLYTPTVMIRPDPPHPREGQKLSLHCEGHGNPVPKEYVWEKEGSVLPLKMTQERALIFPFLNKSDSGIYGCTAISNMGSKKAFYTLNVNDPSPVASSTSTYHAIIGGIVAFVVFLLLILLIFLGHYLIRHKGTYLTHEAKGSDDAPDADTAIINAEGGQSGGDDKKEYFI; from the exons ACAGTCAGCCCTGGACATCTGATGAAACTGTGGTGGCAGGTGGCACCGTGGAACTCCAGTGCCAGGTGAAGGATCACGAGGACTCGTCCCTGCAGTGGTCCAACCCTGCCCAGCAGACGCTCTACTTCGGGGAGAAGAGAG ccCTCCGAGATAACCGGATTCAGCTGGTTCGCTCCACTCCCCACGAACtcaccatcagtatcagcaacgtGGCCTTGGCCGATGAGGGCGAGTACACATGCTCCATCTTCACCATGCCCGTGCGGACGGCCAAGTCCCTCGTCACTGTGCTCG GAATCCCACAGAAGCCCATAATCTCTGGCTATAAATCACCATTACGGGAAAAAGATCAAACCATCCTAACCTGCCAGTCTTCTGGAAGTAAACCTGCAGCCAAGCTCAGCTGGAAGAAGGGTGACCAGGAGCTCCCTG GAGAACCAACTCGAGCCCAGGAAGATCCCAATGGGAAAACCTTCACTGTGAGCAGCTCGGTCATCTTCCAGGTCACCCGGGAGGATGATGGGGCGAACATTGTGTGCTCTGTGAACCATGAATCGCTACAGGGAGCTGATAGATCCACCTCTCAACGCATTGAAGTTTTAT ACACACCGACTGTGATGATTAGGCCCGACCCCCCGCATCCTCGCGAGGGACAGAAGCTGTCACTACACTGTGAGGGCCATGGCAATCCTGT CCCCAAGGAATATGTATGGGAGAAGGAGGGCAGTGTGCTCCCCTTGAAGATGACGCAGGAGAGAGCCTTGATCTTCCCCTTCCTCAATAAAAGCGACAGTGGCATCTATGGCTGCACGGCCATTAGCAATATGGGCAGCAAGAAGGCCTTCTACACTCTCAATGTGAACG ACCCCAGTCCAGTGGCCTCGTCCACCAGCACCTACCATGCCATCATCGGGGGGATTGTGGCTTTCGTTGTCTTCCTGCTACTcatcctgctcatcttcctcggCCACTACCTAATCCGGCACAAAG GAACCTACCTGACACACGAGGCGAAAGGCTCCGACGACGCTCCGGACGCAGACACGGCCATCATCAACGCAGAAGGCGGGCAGTCGGGCGGGGATGACAAAAAGGAGTATTTCATCTAA